One stretch of Chitinophaga pendula DNA includes these proteins:
- a CDS encoding AraC family transcriptional regulator has protein sequence MIEIFDNIRKLYTFQHPCEALASYVEFFSETCLPATQQYIGTEKFTVTLFPSYTPTIWINLGAPYLLRNGNKDLWVDEYTDVLLLRNEIVHRENRPADNIFTVKFFPGGFEAIFGWSQTRIGSNIVPLSEVMPNTLIQRLRSLGDLHDRRILLEDYFLRLLLRKRKDHYFNSVQQIISNYCDSGMEAGILQLAASACISEKTLCRYFTNVVGTSPKAYFATIRARNALSAFIINPHTFSPYDHGYYDRSHFYREVIKFTGHKLSHFHS, from the coding sequence ATGATTGAAATATTCGATAATATCCGCAAACTATACACCTTCCAGCATCCCTGCGAAGCACTGGCCAGCTACGTCGAATTTTTCTCCGAAACCTGCCTGCCCGCAACACAACAATATATCGGCACCGAAAAATTTACTGTCACCCTCTTCCCCAGCTATACCCCCACCATCTGGATCAATCTGGGCGCCCCATACCTCCTCCGCAATGGCAACAAAGACCTCTGGGTAGACGAATACACCGATGTCCTCCTCCTCAGAAATGAGATCGTCCACCGCGAAAACCGCCCCGCAGATAATATATTCACCGTCAAATTCTTCCCGGGTGGATTCGAAGCCATCTTCGGCTGGAGCCAAACACGCATCGGCAGCAATATCGTCCCCCTCTCAGAGGTCATGCCCAATACACTCATTCAACGCCTCAGGTCCCTGGGAGACCTCCACGACCGCCGCATACTGCTCGAAGACTACTTCCTCCGGCTACTACTTCGCAAAAGAAAAGACCACTATTTCAACAGCGTCCAACAGATCATCAGCAACTATTGCGACTCCGGCATGGAAGCAGGTATACTCCAACTCGCAGCCTCCGCCTGCATCTCGGAAAAAACATTGTGCCGCTACTTTACCAACGTAGTGGGTACCAGCCCCAAAGCCTACTTCGCCACAATACGCGCCCGTAACGCCCTCAGCGCTTTCATCATCAACCCGCACACTTTTTCCCCCTACGACCATGGATACTACGACAGAAGCCACTTCTATCGCGAAGTGATCAAGTTCACAGGCCATAAACTTTCCCACTTCCATTCCTGA
- a CDS encoding alpha/beta hydrolase, translating to MKKIAVIISLLINVWNTTYAQQYTPRIEPCPCMIKVDPALLTQCGYLVVPENRAQPNGRIVKVPFVFTRPKGYDANRNVMLISVGGPGYSTIDNFDTIPKEAGFFQYGAFLAFDQCGTSRSIPRLDCPEVEEAVRQSYRQQLSRDSLVAIAVTQCRNKYRKQGIDISAYNTIENAADINDLRKALKIDSLNLMGMSYSAGLMLTVARNHPQGIRCLILNSPLPGFVNYEEHASFNLEEALQQVFDNCTKDSATLPQYDNLQQRFRHYFTAVTGKEFHIRYAEKTKQNSLDIIYTKAELLKAIISRLNNKQIASAPSVINEIINGNHNAYVKEVLDATFAGDKRMSLGMRYSVYCAEQMLWTDQALMEKQTTVLPWLTGYVDNNVDQQICDCWKVNKGPAAAKTPVYSNIPTLIASGDADPWCRPFYAKTIKRYMPNAQAIIIHNTAHTPPLRVNGTDFLKTFLEHPYRKLPADVKDVIVER from the coding sequence ATGAAAAAGATCGCCGTAATAATATCCCTGCTCATCAACGTATGGAACACCACTTACGCACAACAATACACCCCGCGTATCGAACCTTGCCCTTGCATGATCAAAGTAGATCCCGCACTCCTCACTCAATGCGGCTACCTGGTAGTACCGGAGAACAGAGCCCAGCCCAATGGCCGCATAGTCAAAGTACCCTTCGTATTCACCCGCCCCAAAGGATACGACGCCAACCGCAATGTCATGTTGATCTCCGTCGGTGGCCCGGGTTACAGCACCATCGACAACTTCGATACCATCCCTAAAGAAGCAGGGTTCTTCCAATATGGCGCCTTCCTGGCATTCGACCAGTGTGGTACCAGCAGGTCCATCCCTCGCCTCGACTGCCCCGAAGTAGAAGAGGCCGTCCGCCAATCCTACCGCCAACAACTATCCCGTGATAGCCTCGTCGCCATCGCCGTCACACAATGCCGCAACAAATACAGGAAACAGGGAATAGATATCTCCGCTTACAACACCATCGAAAATGCAGCCGATATCAACGACCTCCGAAAGGCCTTGAAGATCGACTCCCTCAATCTGATGGGCATGTCCTACAGCGCAGGCCTCATGCTCACCGTCGCCCGAAACCACCCACAGGGCATACGCTGCCTCATACTCAACTCCCCATTGCCCGGCTTCGTTAACTACGAAGAACATGCCTCGTTTAACCTGGAAGAAGCACTCCAACAAGTATTCGACAACTGTACCAAAGACTCCGCAACATTGCCGCAATACGACAACCTGCAACAACGCTTTCGCCATTACTTTACCGCCGTCACCGGCAAAGAATTCCATATCCGCTATGCAGAAAAAACAAAACAAAACTCCCTGGATATCATCTATACCAAAGCAGAATTGCTCAAAGCCATCATCAGCAGGTTGAATAATAAACAGATCGCCTCCGCACCATCCGTCATCAATGAGATCATCAATGGCAATCATAACGCCTACGTAAAGGAAGTACTGGATGCAACATTTGCAGGCGATAAAAGAATGTCATTAGGAATGCGCTACTCCGTATACTGTGCAGAACAAATGCTTTGGACAGACCAGGCTTTAATGGAAAAACAAACAACCGTACTACCCTGGTTGACAGGCTATGTGGATAACAACGTCGATCAGCAGATCTGCGATTGCTGGAAAGTAAATAAAGGCCCCGCCGCCGCTAAAACACCGGTATATAGCAACATCCCCACACTGATCGCTTCCGGCGACGCAGACCCCTGGTGCCGCCCCTTCTATGCCAAAACCATCAAAAGATATATGCCCAACGCACAGGCCATCATCATCCATAACACCGCCCATACACCACCCCTGCGCGTCAATGGAACCGATTTCCTGAAAACATTCCTCGAACATCCCTACAGGAAATTACCCGCAGATGTAAAAGATGTCATTGTAGAAAGATAA
- a CDS encoding SDR family NAD(P)-dependent oxidoreductase, which translates to MQQIVNKVAFVSGGSRGIGASIVRKLSAMGAKVVFTYANSADKAEALIRSLAPGAEALAVQADNTKEGAITQAMEQALEKYGQIDILVNNAGVYIGDDITAHTMADYRKVMAVNVDAVVASVLFAAKHLTDGGRIITIGSNMADRVVMQRGTFYAMSKSALIGLTKGLARDLGSRSITVNLVQPGPTDTDMNPADGVHAEGMRQMMAIPVFGDPNDIAALVGFLASDEGKFMTGTAITADGGFNA; encoded by the coding sequence ATGCAACAAATAGTCAATAAAGTAGCATTTGTAAGCGGCGGTAGCCGTGGTATTGGCGCCAGTATTGTGCGCAAGTTATCAGCAATGGGCGCCAAGGTGGTATTTACCTATGCCAATAGTGCCGATAAGGCGGAAGCGTTAATCAGGAGTTTAGCTCCCGGCGCGGAGGCGTTGGCGGTGCAGGCGGACAATACGAAGGAAGGAGCGATCACGCAGGCGATGGAGCAGGCGTTGGAGAAGTATGGCCAGATCGACATACTGGTCAATAATGCTGGGGTATATATTGGTGATGACATTACTGCGCATACGATGGCGGACTACCGGAAGGTGATGGCGGTGAATGTGGATGCGGTGGTAGCATCGGTATTATTTGCCGCGAAACATCTGACCGACGGAGGGCGTATCATTACTATCGGCAGTAATATGGCTGACCGGGTGGTGATGCAGCGCGGCACTTTTTATGCGATGAGTAAATCTGCATTAATAGGATTGACCAAGGGGTTGGCGCGTGACCTGGGGTCACGTAGTATTACGGTGAACCTGGTGCAGCCGGGTCCGACGGATACGGATATGAATCCGGCGGATGGTGTGCATGCGGAGGGGATGAGGCAGATGATGGCAATACCGGTGTTTGGTGATCCGAATGATATAGCGGCGTTGGTGGGTTTTCTGGCCAGTGATGAAGGGAAGTTCATGACGGGTACTGCGATCACTGCGGACGGTGGCTTTAATGCTTAA
- a CDS encoding alkaline phosphatase family protein, translated as MKKLLFAICVLAIGGQAVRAQQAKYVVLISVDGFRPDFYMEPSWPAPYMQQIKEQGVYAQGVQGIFPTVTYPSHTTLITGVTPSKHGICYNTPFEPQGASGRWYTEAKDIKAETLWEALRKAGLRTASVSWPVSVGAPVDYNIPETFSLSNPGDRRAATSEQATPRGLFEEVQQQATGQLSATDLNLHYFGMNETLSRMAAYLIGRYKPNLLTIHLPCTDEAQHDEGRRGDRVTLSVAAADHGIGTILEAIAKAGIKDSTAVIITGDHGFVDIHTGLAPNVWLAANGLIGKDGWKAMFHSGGGSTFLQLKQEKDEQTLRQVRKILSELPEAQRKLFRVVERAELDKSGADPHAALALTAVPGISFTTSKEGPAMRAARGGAHGYYPDFREIQTGFVAYGAGLAKGQVIPVMHLEDVAPLVAQLLGVSLKEASGTVYPGMLRK; from the coding sequence ATGAAGAAGTTATTATTTGCTATATGTGTGTTGGCGATCGGCGGGCAGGCGGTGCGGGCGCAGCAAGCCAAGTATGTGGTATTGATCAGTGTGGACGGTTTCCGTCCGGATTTTTATATGGAACCCTCCTGGCCTGCTCCCTATATGCAACAGATCAAGGAGCAGGGCGTGTATGCGCAAGGGGTACAAGGTATTTTTCCTACGGTGACCTATCCATCTCATACGACGTTGATCACGGGTGTGACGCCCTCCAAGCACGGTATCTGTTACAATACGCCATTTGAGCCGCAGGGCGCCAGTGGCCGATGGTATACGGAGGCGAAGGATATTAAGGCGGAGACGCTGTGGGAGGCTTTACGCAAGGCTGGTTTACGTACGGCATCGGTATCATGGCCGGTATCGGTGGGTGCGCCTGTAGATTACAACATTCCGGAGACGTTTTCGCTGAGTAATCCTGGTGATCGCCGGGCAGCTACCAGTGAGCAAGCTACTCCGAGGGGTTTGTTTGAGGAGGTGCAGCAGCAGGCGACCGGTCAGCTTTCTGCTACGGATCTGAATTTGCATTATTTCGGTATGAATGAAACGTTGAGCCGGATGGCAGCTTACCTGATCGGCCGATACAAGCCGAACCTGCTGACGATACATTTGCCCTGTACGGATGAGGCGCAGCATGATGAAGGGCGCCGGGGGGATCGGGTGACGCTGTCGGTAGCGGCTGCGGATCACGGTATAGGAACTATCCTGGAGGCTATTGCCAAGGCAGGTATTAAGGACAGTACGGCGGTGATCATTACTGGTGATCATGGATTTGTGGATATTCATACGGGGTTGGCGCCTAATGTGTGGTTGGCGGCGAATGGGCTGATCGGTAAGGACGGATGGAAGGCGATGTTCCATAGTGGTGGTGGTTCTACTTTTTTGCAGCTGAAGCAGGAGAAGGATGAGCAGACATTGCGGCAGGTGCGGAAGATATTATCGGAGTTGCCGGAGGCGCAGCGTAAGTTATTCCGGGTGGTAGAGCGGGCGGAGCTGGACAAATCCGGTGCGGACCCTCATGCGGCGTTGGCGTTGACGGCGGTGCCCGGTATCAGTTTTACGACCAGTAAGGAGGGGCCTGCGATGCGCGCTGCGCGTGGTGGTGCGCACGGTTATTATCCTGATTTCAGGGAGATACAGACGGGTTTTGTTGCTTATGGCGCGGGGCTGGCCAAGGGTCAGGTGATACCGGTGATGCACCTGGAGGATGTGGCGCCATTGGTTGCGCAGTTGTTGGGGGTATCGCTGAAAGAAGCCAGTGGTACGGTGTATCCCGGTATGTTGCGTAAGTAA
- a CDS encoding Nif3-like dinuclear metal center hexameric protein: MGKLKITAMQHMEKEESTHPQWGRRTFITNVMKTAGIAALLKVPGLTIAAGKQPLPNTYTVKDVIDLILREIPNAPFPNTVDTLKNGNPDQKVTGIITTMFPTVKVIEEAVKRKANFIIAHEPTFYNHLDDKNWVPGSSVVKEKEALLNKYNIAVWRFHDYWHAYRPDGIGYGVLKQTGWLQYWKPGEVTVHIPARPLQAIASHLKRTLGIQQVRVLGNLAQSCSSVTFLPGAAGGQTQMRFAEQEKPDLLIVGELHEWETAEYIRDARQLGHKTALIVLGHSVSEEPGMYWLQEWLQPKITGITVTHIPSGNPFVWI, from the coding sequence TTGGGTAAGCTTAAAATCACCGCTATGCAGCATATGGAAAAAGAAGAATCCACGCACCCGCAATGGGGCAGAAGAACATTTATCACCAACGTAATGAAGACCGCAGGAATAGCCGCCTTGCTCAAAGTACCAGGCCTGACCATCGCCGCCGGTAAACAACCACTACCCAATACCTATACCGTCAAAGATGTCATAGACCTTATACTCCGCGAAATACCCAACGCCCCGTTCCCCAATACCGTAGATACCCTCAAAAACGGTAACCCGGATCAAAAGGTAACAGGTATCATCACCACCATGTTCCCCACCGTCAAAGTGATTGAAGAGGCCGTCAAAAGAAAAGCCAACTTCATTATCGCCCACGAACCTACGTTCTATAACCACCTCGATGATAAGAACTGGGTACCGGGCAGCTCCGTCGTTAAAGAAAAAGAAGCATTGCTGAATAAATACAATATCGCCGTATGGCGCTTTCATGACTACTGGCATGCCTATCGGCCCGATGGTATCGGTTACGGCGTACTCAAACAAACCGGCTGGCTCCAATACTGGAAACCGGGAGAGGTCACCGTACATATCCCCGCCCGCCCACTCCAAGCCATCGCCTCCCATCTCAAAAGAACTTTAGGCATCCAACAGGTACGCGTATTGGGCAACCTGGCTCAGTCCTGCAGCTCCGTCACCTTCCTCCCGGGTGCCGCCGGCGGACAAACACAAATGCGATTCGCCGAACAGGAAAAACCAGACCTGCTCATCGTCGGTGAACTGCACGAATGGGAAACCGCAGAATATATCCGCGATGCCCGCCAACTAGGCCACAAAACGGCCCTCATCGTACTAGGCCACAGCGTCAGCGAAGAACCGGGTATGTACTGGCTGCAGGAATGGCTCCAACCTAAAATAACCGGCATAACGGTCACACATATACCCTCCGGTAATCCATTCGTCTGGATATAA
- a CDS encoding dihydrofolate reductase family protein produces MRRVIASVNLTLDGFMAGANGELDWHFPLWNEEMSHYSFEQLSMMDTILLGRVSYQLMADYWPYAGVRPLLSEEEAGFARMMNEHRKVVFSRTLDKLRWKNSQVVRQHIREEIWRMKQLPGKDMIIYGSGSIVNMCMEGGLIDEFRLWVHPVKLERGIPLFYDELQVVKLKFLKTLTFSTGVVIFYYR; encoded by the coding sequence ATGAGGCGGGTAATTGCTTCTGTGAACCTGACGCTGGATGGGTTTATGGCGGGAGCGAACGGAGAGCTGGACTGGCATTTCCCGTTATGGAATGAAGAGATGTCTCATTATTCTTTTGAGCAGCTCAGTATGATGGACACGATATTATTGGGTCGGGTGAGTTACCAGTTGATGGCGGACTACTGGCCTTATGCGGGGGTCCGGCCTTTGTTGAGTGAGGAGGAGGCGGGGTTTGCGCGGATGATGAATGAGCATCGCAAGGTAGTTTTTTCGCGTACGCTGGATAAGTTGAGGTGGAAGAATTCGCAGGTGGTGCGTCAGCATATACGGGAGGAGATCTGGCGGATGAAGCAGTTGCCCGGTAAGGATATGATCATTTACGGGAGTGGCAGTATTGTGAATATGTGTATGGAGGGGGGATTGATCGATGAGTTCCGGTTATGGGTGCACCCGGTGAAGTTGGAGCGGGGGATCCCGTTGTTTTATGACGAGTTGCAAGTGGTGAAGTTAAAATTTCTGAAGACGTTGACTTTCAGCACAGGTGTTGTGATCTTTTATTATCGTTAG
- a CDS encoding winged helix DNA-binding domain-containing protein codes for MKSQDIAPTRLLHQQLNQHNIPSISQLVEHMGCIQAQEYASAKWAISCRIPGTSDADIDHALQSGAILRTHILRPTWQFVSPADIGWILQLTAPKIKAFNKHIHNKLNITDNDLKRSKKRFRKALIDQGPLTRQALAQVLIKARINIDDIRMSFLLMDAELDGLICSGGRQGKQFTYDLLEKRAPHMRSLDTHTAIGKLASRYFLSRGPATIHDFAWWSGLGITKAKQALEMIRHQLSGTVLNGQAYWSPKSHIHTKKQPNSLFLLPAYDEYAVAYKDRSDLLPASHTQIAGNGIFKPIIVINGQVAGTWKRYEQKQKIILETQLFTTPSNTTTRLLNTAIHQYSQFIAKEIIHIPGNSLRIDAGAA; via the coding sequence ATGAAGAGCCAGGACATCGCGCCAACCAGGCTGTTACACCAACAGCTCAATCAACATAATATCCCCTCCATCAGCCAGCTGGTCGAACATATGGGATGCATACAAGCCCAGGAATACGCCTCCGCTAAATGGGCCATCAGCTGCCGCATACCCGGTACCTCCGACGCAGATATAGACCACGCCTTGCAATCCGGCGCCATCCTCCGCACCCACATCCTCCGGCCCACTTGGCAATTCGTCTCCCCGGCAGACATCGGCTGGATACTCCAACTCACCGCCCCTAAAATAAAAGCATTCAATAAGCACATACACAATAAGCTGAATATCACTGATAACGATCTCAAACGTAGCAAAAAACGCTTCCGCAAAGCATTGATCGACCAGGGCCCGCTCACCCGCCAGGCCCTCGCCCAGGTACTCATTAAAGCCAGGATCAACATCGACGATATCCGCATGAGCTTCCTCCTTATGGATGCCGAACTCGATGGCCTCATCTGCTCCGGCGGCCGCCAGGGCAAACAATTCACCTACGACCTCCTCGAAAAAAGAGCCCCCCACATGAGATCGCTCGATACCCACACCGCCATCGGCAAACTCGCAAGCCGATACTTCCTCAGCAGAGGCCCCGCCACCATCCACGACTTCGCCTGGTGGAGCGGCCTCGGCATCACCAAAGCCAAACAAGCCCTCGAAATGATCCGCCACCAACTATCCGGTACCGTCCTCAACGGCCAGGCATATTGGTCGCCTAAATCACACATCCACACCAAAAAACAACCCAATAGCCTCTTCCTCCTCCCCGCATACGACGAATACGCCGTCGCCTATAAAGACCGCAGCGACCTCCTGCCCGCCTCACATACCCAAATAGCCGGAAATGGCATCTTCAAACCCATCATCGTCATCAATGGCCAGGTAGCCGGCACCTGGAAACGATATGAACAAAAACAAAAAATAATACTCGAAACACAATTGTTTACAACACCTTCCAACACCACCACCCGCTTGCTCAACACCGCCATCCACCAATACAGCCAGTTCATCGCAAAAGAGATCATCCACATCCCCGGCAATAGCCTCCGCATAGATGCCGGCGCCGCCTGA
- a CDS encoding GNAT family N-acetyltransferase codes for MKIRPYNANDKQACITVFKSNMPKYFGTAELPDFDKFLDDYLSRNTAPETEQYYVISLDDTVIGCGGYHIDRHKMEASLTWGMVDQQYHKQGIGKRLFVYRVMAIQEVCPACRIRLDTSQHVFPFFEKLGFVITGITTDGYGQGLDKYDMELKGTR; via the coding sequence ATGAAGATCAGACCGTATAACGCGAACGATAAACAGGCATGCATCACCGTGTTCAAAAGCAACATGCCCAAGTATTTCGGTACAGCAGAACTGCCGGACTTCGATAAATTCCTCGACGACTATCTCTCCCGCAACACCGCCCCCGAAACAGAACAGTACTACGTCATCTCACTAGATGATACCGTGATCGGCTGCGGTGGATATCACATTGATCGTCATAAAATGGAGGCCTCCCTCACCTGGGGAATGGTGGATCAGCAATACCACAAACAAGGTATCGGCAAACGACTCTTCGTATACAGGGTCATGGCCATACAGGAAGTATGCCCTGCCTGCCGCATAAGATTGGATACCTCTCAGCACGTATTCCCCTTCTTCGAAAAACTGGGATTCGTCATCACCGGTATCACCACCGATGGCTACGGACAAGGATTGGACAAATACGATATGGAACTGAAAGGTACCCGTTAA
- a CDS encoding M57 family metalloprotease: MKKNLRALSLIVVTAFSIAACNKSADAPVNTPQPEDNAKKVLEYIQALGAPASIIEDKGDKYVVDGDIVFPKNMKVPEHNGKITTEQYYSGSLINAASSRDIRLYVDPTMTSMISEINSAIAQWNTTVPGSRIRWRIVSGAPYDVRIVDSNLGTGVCGQGTFPSGGLAGNMIWINKAYIAGNSFAQRARTICHEMGHNISLWHTNQSGGVAVPGVGGSDAASLMNGGQCGSGATVLSAKDKQATAVLYPAP; this comes from the coding sequence ATGAAAAAGAACCTAAGAGCCCTTTCTCTGATCGTGGTTACGGCATTCTCTATCGCTGCATGTAACAAATCTGCCGACGCCCCTGTCAACACGCCCCAACCAGAAGACAACGCCAAAAAAGTACTGGAATACATCCAGGCGCTGGGCGCCCCCGCTTCCATCATCGAAGACAAAGGCGACAAATATGTAGTAGATGGCGACATCGTTTTTCCTAAAAATATGAAAGTGCCGGAACACAATGGCAAGATCACTACCGAACAATACTATTCCGGTAGCCTGATCAACGCAGCCAGCAGCCGCGATATCCGCTTGTATGTAGATCCTACCATGACTAGCATGATATCCGAAATCAATTCCGCAATCGCACAGTGGAATACCACCGTACCTGGTAGCCGCATCCGCTGGAGAATAGTATCCGGCGCCCCCTACGATGTACGTATCGTAGACTCTAACCTGGGTACTGGTGTCTGCGGTCAGGGTACATTCCCCTCCGGTGGCCTCGCTGGTAACATGATCTGGATCAACAAAGCCTACATCGCCGGCAACAGCTTCGCACAACGCGCTCGCACCATCTGCCACGAAATGGGCCATAACATCTCCTTATGGCATACTAACCAATCCGGTGGCGTAGCCGTACCAGGCGTTGGCGGCTCCGATGCCGCTTCCCTCATGAACGGTGGCCAGTGCGGTAGCGGCGCTACCGTATTATCTGCAAAAGATAAACAAGCAACTGCCGTATTGTACCCTGCTCCTTGA
- a CDS encoding GlxA family transcriptional regulator produces the protein MKHISILVPEDAVLASIGDPRYMFTAVNDFLVQAGREPLFNVQLVGLSKEVKLNNGVFSVHTDALIHDVKKTDLIFVPAIIGDLKTAIEKNKALFPWIVQQYRQGAEVASLCIGAFLLASTGLLNGKECSSHWLTANEFREMFPEVNLVDGRIITEEQGLYSSGGANSYWNLLVYLVEKYTDREIAIKASKVFAVEIDRKTQSPFVMFNGQKKHEDLPIKQAQEFIEKNVENKISVDDLAVQFAIGRRHFDRRFKKATNNTPAEYIQRVKIEAAKRQLETSTKNVNEVMYDVGYSDTKAFRTVFKKLTGLSPIDYRNKYNKEAVVA, from the coding sequence ATGAAACACATTTCTATTCTCGTGCCTGAAGACGCAGTCCTGGCAAGTATCGGAGATCCCCGTTATATGTTCACCGCCGTCAATGACTTCCTCGTACAAGCCGGCAGAGAACCCCTGTTCAATGTACAACTGGTCGGCCTCTCCAAAGAGGTTAAATTGAACAATGGCGTCTTCTCCGTACACACCGATGCACTCATCCACGATGTGAAAAAAACAGACCTCATCTTCGTGCCCGCCATCATCGGCGACCTGAAAACAGCCATCGAAAAAAATAAAGCTCTCTTCCCCTGGATCGTACAACAATACCGCCAGGGAGCAGAAGTCGCCAGCCTCTGTATCGGCGCATTCCTCCTCGCATCCACCGGCCTGCTCAACGGAAAAGAATGCTCCAGCCACTGGCTCACCGCCAACGAATTCCGCGAAATGTTCCCGGAAGTCAACCTCGTCGATGGCCGCATCATCACCGAAGAACAAGGACTATACTCCTCCGGCGGCGCCAACTCATACTGGAATCTCCTCGTCTATCTCGTCGAAAAATATACCGATCGCGAAATAGCCATCAAAGCCTCCAAAGTGTTCGCCGTCGAAATAGATCGCAAAACACAATCCCCGTTCGTTATGTTCAACGGACAAAAAAAACATGAAGACCTACCCATCAAACAAGCACAGGAATTCATCGAAAAGAACGTGGAAAATAAAATATCCGTCGACGATCTCGCCGTACAATTCGCTATCGGCAGACGACACTTCGACCGCCGGTTCAAAAAAGCAACTAACAACACGCCCGCCGAATACATCCAACGCGTAAAAATAGAAGCCGCCAAAAGACAACTCGAAACAAGCACCAAAAACGTCAACGAAGTAATGTACGACGTCGGATACTCCGACACCAAAGCCTTCAGAACAGTATTCAAAAAATTAACAGGCCTGTCTCCCATAGACTATCGCAACAAATACAACAAAGAAGCCGTAGTCGCCTGA
- a CDS encoding VOC family protein produces the protein MFTFNHAFSSFSVDNLAKAKEFYEQTLGMQVSQEPEMPVLHIKGDHEIIIYEKGDHQPASFTVLNLSVESVSQAVDQLTAAGVHFLQYDGPIKTDERGIFRDTKGGPPAIAWFTDPAGNIISVLEGN, from the coding sequence ATGTTTACATTCAACCATGCTTTTAGTAGTTTTTCCGTAGATAATCTGGCCAAGGCGAAGGAGTTTTACGAGCAGACACTCGGTATGCAGGTGTCGCAGGAACCGGAGATGCCGGTGTTGCATATCAAGGGGGATCATGAGATCATTATTTACGAGAAGGGGGATCATCAGCCGGCGAGTTTTACGGTATTGAACCTATCTGTGGAGAGTGTCTCGCAGGCAGTGGATCAGTTGACGGCGGCGGGGGTGCATTTTCTACAATATGACGGGCCGATCAAAACGGATGAGCGAGGCATTTTCCGGGATACGAAGGGAGGGCCTCCTGCCATTGCGTGGTTTACCGACCCGGCCGGTAATATTATTTCGGTGTTAGAGGGGAATTAG
- a CDS encoding class I fructose-bisphosphate aldolase: protein MLTLDQITGLLGAQAPTLLEHECKTIGKEFLHLPDGHTIDKIYVPSSRNPQVLRSLGQLFHSGRLAGTGYMSILPVDQGIEHSAGASFAKNPAYFDPENILRLALEGGCNAVATTFGVLAAVSRTYAHRIPFIVKINHNELLTYPNRFDQVMFGTVQEAWNLGAVAVGATIYFGSEQADRQLVAVAEAFEQAHELGMATILWCYLRNDAFKKDKDYHVAADLTGQANHLGVTIQADIIKQKLPEVNGGYKALNTGSSSYGKLDERIYSTLTSDHPIDLCRYQVANCYMGRMGLINSGGASAGEADLADAVRSAVINKRAGGAGLISGRKAFQRPMQEGIALLEAIQSVYLQPEITVA, encoded by the coding sequence ATGTTAACACTGGATCAGATCACGGGGTTATTGGGTGCGCAGGCCCCTACCCTGTTGGAGCATGAATGTAAGACGATTGGCAAGGAGTTTCTTCATTTGCCTGACGGTCATACTATTGACAAGATATATGTACCCAGCAGTCGTAATCCGCAGGTATTGCGGAGTCTGGGGCAGTTGTTCCATTCGGGGCGGCTGGCTGGTACGGGTTATATGTCTATTCTGCCGGTGGACCAAGGTATAGAGCATAGTGCCGGTGCTTCTTTTGCGAAGAATCCGGCTTATTTTGATCCGGAGAACATCCTGCGGCTGGCGCTGGAAGGCGGGTGTAATGCGGTGGCGACTACATTTGGCGTACTGGCGGCGGTATCGAGGACGTATGCGCACCGGATTCCTTTTATTGTGAAGATCAACCATAATGAGTTGCTGACGTATCCGAACCGGTTTGACCAGGTGATGTTTGGTACGGTGCAGGAGGCCTGGAACCTGGGTGCTGTTGCGGTGGGGGCGACTATTTATTTTGGGTCGGAGCAGGCGGACCGGCAGTTGGTGGCGGTAGCGGAGGCATTCGAGCAGGCGCATGAGTTGGGAATGGCGACTATCCTGTGGTGTTATCTGCGTAATGATGCCTTTAAGAAAGACAAGGATTATCATGTGGCGGCGGATCTGACGGGGCAGGCCAATCATCTTGGTGTGACGATACAGGCGGATATCATCAAGCAGAAGTTGCCCGAGGTTAATGGCGGCTATAAGGCGTTGAATACGGGCAGTTCCTCTTATGGCAAGCTGGATGAGCGTATTTACAGTACATTGACGAGTGATCATCCTATAGACCTTTGCCGTTACCAGGTAGCGAACTGTTATATGGGCAGGATGGGATTGATCAATTCGGGAGGTGCTTCGGCAGGTGAAGCGGACCTGGCGGATGCGGTACGCTCTGCGGTGATCAACAAGCGGGCCGGCGGCGCTGGTCTCATATCGGGTCGTAAGGCCTTTCAGCGTCCTATGCAGGAAGGTATTGCGTTGCTGGAGGCGATACAATCTGTATATCTGCAGCCGGAGATCACGGTAGCGTAA